The genome window TTACTCCTCCTTTTTGGGGTTATTGGTTAGCCGTTACTGACAGCCGGTCGCCGACAGATCAACGGTTGCTGATCGCCTGCAGCCGGCCGCCATTAACTAAATTATTTCTCGTCGTCCATTTTGTAGTCAGCGTCGATCACTTCGCCGTCGGCCTGTTTTTCGCCGGCCGGTTCGTCGGCATCCGGGGCACCCTGCGGGGCGTCCTGCGGAGCTTCCTGCTGGGCCTGCGCATACATTTCGCTTGCGGCGGCCTGCATGGCGGCGTTCAGCGCTTCCATGGCGGACTTGATCTGCTCATCATCGTCGGCTTTCAGGGCTTCCTTAACCGGCTCGACCATCTTCTCAACTTCCGCTTTTTTCGCATCATCGAGTTTGTCGCCGTTTTCCTTCAGGAATTTTTCAGTCTGGAAGACCGCGGCATCCGCCTGATTGCGCAGATCGATTTTTTCTTTCGCCTTTTCATCTTCCGCGGCATGGGCTTCAGCGTCTTTTACCATTTTATCGACTTCGTCGTCGGACAGTCCGCTGGACGCGGTAATGGTGATATGCTGTTCCTTGCCGGTTCCGAGATCTTTGGCTTTCACGTTCAGGATGCCGTTGGCATCGATGTCAAAGGTCACTTCAATTTGCGGTACACCGCGCGGTGCCGGCGGGATGCCGTCGAGCTGGAAGTGTCCGATGGTTTTGTTGTCCCGGGACATTTTCCGTTCACCCTGAAGCACGTGGATATCTACTGCAGGCTGGTTGTCGGCAGCCGTCGAGAACACCTCACTCTTCTTGGTCGGGATCGTGGTGTTGCGTTCGATGAGCGGGGTGGAGATTCCGCCGAGCGTTTCAATGCCGAGCGTCAGCGGAGTGACGTCGAGCAGAACCACGTTCTGGTTTACGTCTCCGGAAAGGATTCCGCCTTGAATCGCGGCGCCGGAGGCGACCACTTCATCCGGGTTGACTCCTTTGTGCGGATCCTGTCCAAAATGTTCTTTAACCATTTCCTGAACGCGCGGGATCCGGGTTGATCCGCCGACCAGAATCACTTCGTGGATGTCGCTGCCGGATACTTTGGCGTCGGTCATACAGTCGTGAACCGGTTTCTTGGTGCGGTCAACCAATGCGTCAACAAGCTGCTCGAACTTGGAACGGCTCAGGGAGACATTCATGTGTTTCGGGCCGGAGGCGTCTGCCGTAATGAACGGCAGGTTGATGTCGGTGTTCTGCGAGCTGGACAGTTCGCATTTGGCTTTTTCGGCAGCTTCCTTCAGGCGCTGCAGGGCCATCGGGTCAGAGGACAGGTCCACGCCCTGTTCGCTTTTAAACTCGGCCACGAGCCAGTCAATGATTGCCTGGTCGAAGTCGTCACCACCGAGGTGCCCGTCGCCGTTCGAAGCGTTTACTTCGAAGAATCCGTTATCGATGTCGAGAATGGACACGTCGAAGGTTCCGCCCCCGAGGTCGTAGACCACCACTTTTTCTTCGTTTTCTTTGTCGAGGCCGTAGGCGAGGGTGGCGGCGGTCGGCTCGTTGACGATACGCAGTACTTCGAGACCGGCAATCTTACCGGCGTCTTTGGTTGCCTGACGCTGGGAGTCGTTGAAGTAAGCCGGAACGGTAATGACGGCCTGTGTGATTTTTTCGCCGACATAGGCTTCTGCATCCGCTTTCATTTTCTGCAGGATCATTGCAGAGATTTCCGGCGGGGCATAGGTTTTGCCGTTGATTTCAATGTGGGCATCACCGTTTTTGGCTTTGACCACTTTGTAG of Tichowtungia aerotolerans contains these proteins:
- the dnaK gene encoding molecular chaperone DnaK, which encodes MAASKVLGIDLGTTNSCMAIMEGGESTVIPNAEGGRTTPSVVAFTKDGERLVGQAAKRQAVTNPTNTIFSVKRFMGRKFEEVAHEIDLVPYKVVKAKNGDAHIEINGKTYAPPEISAMILQKMKADAEAYVGEKITQAVITVPAYFNDSQRQATKDAGKIAGLEVLRIVNEPTAATLAYGLDKENEEKVVVYDLGGGTFDVSILDIDNGFFEVNASNGDGHLGGDDFDQAIIDWLVAEFKSEQGVDLSSDPMALQRLKEAAEKAKCELSSSQNTDINLPFITADASGPKHMNVSLSRSKFEQLVDALVDRTKKPVHDCMTDAKVSGSDIHEVILVGGSTRIPRVQEMVKEHFGQDPHKGVNPDEVVASGAAIQGGILSGDVNQNVVLLDVTPLTLGIETLGGISTPLIERNTTIPTKKSEVFSTAADNQPAVDIHVLQGERKMSRDNKTIGHFQLDGIPPAPRGVPQIEVTFDIDANGILNVKAKDLGTGKEQHITITASSGLSDDEVDKMVKDAEAHAAEDEKAKEKIDLRNQADAAVFQTEKFLKENGDKLDDAKKAEVEKMVEPVKEALKADDDEQIKSAMEALNAAMQAAASEMYAQAQQEAPQDAPQGAPDADEPAGEKQADGEVIDADYKMDDEK